Proteins from a genomic interval of Oceanispirochaeta crateris:
- a CDS encoding response regulator, with amino-acid sequence MTKHTILIVDDTPSNIKILNDLLKGEYRIIIATSGRDALESIDKENLPDLILLDIMMPDMDGYEVFRQLKNSEHSKNIPVIFITTKDGTADEQMGLDLGAADYITKPFNPPIVVSRVRNQMKLHLYQEHLEELVSEQTSQLRIGYIDTVHRLMLASEFKDEETGEHIKRISYYTRELSRELGMDSNFCDLIFYASPMHDIGKVAIPDAILLKPGSFTEEEWAVMKTHAAIGAEILRGSDSPYLEMAVDIAASHHERWDGKGYPQGLLGDEIPLTARIMNISDQYDALRSKRPYKPAFDHGKTVEIICKGDGRTTPDHFDPQILSAFKRSLDTFEDIFNEYSDH; translated from the coding sequence ATGACAAAGCATACAATTCTGATCGTGGATGACACGCCATCAAATATCAAAATTCTTAATGATCTCTTAAAGGGTGAATATAGAATCATAATAGCCACAAGTGGAAGAGATGCTTTAGAGTCTATTGATAAAGAGAACCTTCCCGATCTTATTCTTCTGGATATTATGATGCCAGATATGGATGGGTACGAAGTTTTTAGGCAGCTCAAGAATTCGGAACACAGCAAGAATATTCCTGTCATCTTTATTACGACAAAAGATGGAACAGCGGATGAACAGATGGGCCTGGATCTGGGGGCCGCTGACTATATAACAAAACCATTTAATCCTCCCATTGTTGTTTCCCGTGTTAGGAATCAAATGAAGTTGCATCTCTATCAGGAACACCTGGAAGAACTTGTCTCAGAGCAAACCAGTCAGTTGAGAATCGGCTACATTGATACTGTGCATCGTCTGATGCTGGCTTCCGAGTTTAAAGATGAGGAAACCGGGGAGCATATCAAGCGAATAAGTTACTATACGAGAGAACTCTCCAGGGAACTGGGGATGGACAGCAACTTTTGTGATCTTATTTTTTACGCCTCTCCCATGCATGATATTGGAAAGGTGGCCATCCCCGATGCGATCCTTCTCAAGCCAGGTTCCTTTACCGAAGAAGAGTGGGCTGTTATGAAAACGCATGCCGCGATCGGAGCGGAAATACTCAGAGGTTCAGATTCACCCTATTTGGAAATGGCCGTTGATATTGCGGCCTCACACCATGAACGCTGGGATGGAAAAGGGTATCCCCAGGGGCTTTTGGGAGATGAGATTCCCCTTACAGCCAGAATCATGAATATTTCTGATCAATATGATGCACTGCGCAGTAAAAGACCCTATAAGCCTGCATTTGACCATGGGAAAACCGTTGAGATCATATGTAAAGGGGATGGTCGGACCACCCCCGATCATTTTGATCCTCAGATCCTCTCGGCCTTTAAAAGATCTCTGGATACTTTTGAGGATATATTCAATGAGTATTCAGATCACTAA